A window from Erythrobacter sp. YJ-T3-07 encodes these proteins:
- a CDS encoding pirin family protein has protein sequence MSSRQLLSLHRAIRDDIQDLTTRRPVPGPGLPQVDPFLFLNHHGPQTYPPGNRGLPFGPHPHRGFETVTFILEGSLAHHDSGSGASVVEAGGVQWMTAGSGLVHAELSPEDFKRTGGPLEILQLWVNLPSGLKMTDPAYIPVPAADIAATELSEGVSMRAVSGTEGAPIHSLTDVMLAIVEIAPGGSATLPAPSGRNVFFYTVEGEAKIGEETVPEHTLAQFGDGDGLAVSSEHGCRILFGHADPIGEPVVAHGPFVMNSEAEIAQAIRDYQAGKFGGL, from the coding sequence ATGAGCAGCCGCCAGCTTCTCTCCCTGCACCGCGCGATACGCGATGATATTCAGGACCTGACGACGCGCCGTCCGGTGCCGGGCCCGGGCCTGCCGCAGGTCGACCCGTTCCTGTTCCTCAACCACCACGGGCCGCAGACCTACCCGCCCGGCAATCGCGGGCTGCCCTTCGGCCCGCACCCGCATCGCGGATTCGAGACGGTGACCTTCATTCTCGAAGGCAGTCTCGCCCATCACGACAGCGGTTCCGGCGCGAGCGTGGTCGAGGCGGGCGGCGTGCAGTGGATGACCGCAGGTAGCGGGCTGGTCCATGCCGAGCTTTCGCCGGAAGACTTCAAGCGCACCGGCGGGCCGCTGGAAATCCTGCAGCTATGGGTCAACCTGCCCTCGGGGCTGAAGATGACCGACCCTGCCTATATCCCGGTGCCTGCGGCGGATATCGCCGCGACCGAGCTGAGCGAAGGCGTGTCGATGCGCGCGGTCTCCGGCACCGAAGGAGCGCCGATCCATTCGCTGACTGATGTAATGCTGGCTATCGTGGAGATCGCGCCCGGTGGCAGCGCCACCCTCCCCGCGCCTTCGGGTCGCAACGTGTTCTTCTACACCGTCGAAGGAGAAGCGAAGATCGGCGAAGAGACCGTGCCCGAACATACGCTGGCCCAGTTCGGCGATGGCGACGGCCTCGCGGTCAGCAGCGAGCATGGATGCCGTATCCTGTTCGGACACGCCGACCCGATCGGCGAACCGGTGGTGGCGCATGGTCCCTTCGTGATGAACAGCGAGGCGGAAATCGCGCAGGCGATCCGCGACTATCAGGCTGGCAAGTTCGGCGGGCTCTGA